One genomic region from Bacillus sp. SLBN-46 encodes:
- the pyk gene encoding pyruvate kinase, producing MLRKTKIVCTIGPASESVEKLTQLINSGMNVARLNFSHGDFEEHGARIRNIREAAKATGKTVAILLDTKGPEIRTNNMVNGAIELKAGENVIVSMTEVEGTAEKFSVTYQGLIEDVHVGSKILLDDGLIGLEVTEVNKAANEIHTKILNSGTLKNKKGVNVPGVSVNLPGITEKDTKDILFGIEQGVDFIAASFVRRAKDVLEIRQLLEENNATHIHIIPKIENQEGVDNIDEILEISDGLMVARGDLGVEIPAEEVPLVQKMLIKKCNALGKPVITATQMLDSMQRNPRPTRAEASDVANAIFDGTDAIMLSGETAAGLYPVEAVQTMHNIASRAEQALDHKEILSNRSKDTGHNLTDAIGQSVAHTALNLEVNAIITPTESGHTARMISKYRPKSPIVAVTANDTVCRRLSLVWGVYPQIGRIATTTDEMLDIAVEESVNSGIVKHGDLVVITAGVPVGEAGTTNLMKIHVVGDIITKAQGIGRKSAFGKVVLAHDAKEALEKVKQGTILVTLGTDRDMVPALEKCAALITQEGGLTSHAAVVGLNLGIPVIVGVDNALELFKDGQEITVDSSRGVIYNGHASVL from the coding sequence ATGCTACGAAAAACAAAAATCGTTTGTACGATTGGTCCTGCTAGTGAAAGTGTTGAAAAGTTAACTCAATTAATAAATTCGGGGATGAACGTTGCTCGTTTAAACTTTTCTCACGGTGATTTTGAAGAGCATGGTGCTCGAATCAGAAATATTCGTGAAGCAGCAAAAGCAACGGGTAAAACAGTAGCGATTCTACTTGATACAAAGGGTCCGGAAATCCGTACAAACAATATGGTAAACGGTGCAATTGAGCTAAAGGCTGGAGAAAATGTGATTGTTTCTATGACAGAAGTCGAAGGAACAGCTGAAAAGTTCTCTGTTACATATCAAGGTTTAATTGAAGATGTACATGTTGGTTCAAAGATTCTCTTGGATGATGGCTTAATCGGTCTTGAAGTAACGGAAGTGAATAAAGCCGCAAATGAGATCCATACAAAGATTTTAAACAGCGGTACATTGAAAAATAAAAAGGGTGTAAACGTTCCTGGAGTGTCAGTGAACCTTCCAGGAATCACTGAGAAGGATACAAAAGATATCCTGTTCGGTATTGAACAAGGAGTTGATTTCATCGCTGCTTCCTTCGTTCGCCGTGCAAAAGATGTCTTAGAAATCCGTCAACTTTTAGAGGAAAACAATGCAACACATATCCATATTATCCCTAAAATTGAAAACCAAGAAGGCGTTGACAACATCGATGAAATCCTTGAGATTTCTGATGGCTTGATGGTTGCACGTGGTGACCTTGGCGTGGAAATTCCTGCTGAAGAGGTTCCTCTTGTTCAAAAAATGTTAATTAAGAAATGTAATGCCCTTGGTAAACCAGTTATTACTGCAACACAAATGCTTGATTCCATGCAGCGTAACCCTAGACCTACGCGTGCAGAAGCTAGTGACGTAGCCAATGCTATTTTTGATGGTACGGATGCCATTATGCTTTCAGGTGAAACAGCTGCTGGATTATACCCGGTTGAAGCGGTTCAAACCATGCACAATATTGCTTCTAGAGCAGAACAGGCATTAGACCATAAAGAGATTTTATCTAACCGCAGCAAAGATACAGGTCACAATCTTACAGATGCAATTGGGCAATCAGTTGCACATACCGCTTTAAACCTTGAAGTGAATGCTATTATCACACCAACAGAAAGTGGACATACAGCAAGGATGATTTCTAAATATCGTCCTAAGTCTCCAATTGTTGCTGTAACAGCTAATGATACCGTATGCCGCCGATTATCTCTTGTTTGGGGTGTGTATCCACAAATCGGTAGAATCGCGACAACAACTGATGAAATGCTTGATATTGCTGTTGAAGAAAGCGTAAATAGCGGAATCGTTAAGCATGGTGATTTAGTCGTTATTACTGCAGGTGTTCCTGTAGGTGAAGCTGGTACGACGAACTTAATGAAGATTCATGTGGTTGGCGATATTATAACAAAGGCACAAGGCATTGGCCGTAAGTCTGCATTCGGGAAAGTAGTACTTGCTCATGATGCAAAGGAAGCCCTAGAGAAGGTAAAGCAAGGAACCATTCTTGTGACCCTGGGTACCGATCGTGATATGGTTCCTGCACTAGAAAAATGTGCTGCTCTTATCACACAAGAAGGCGGATTAACAAGCCATGCGGCTGTAGTAGGTCTAAACCTTGGAATTCCTGTCATTGTTGGAGTCGACAATGCATTAGAATTATTTAAAGATGGTCAAGAGATCACTGTTGATTCATCGAGAGGTGTTATTTACAACGGCCACGCTAGTGTCCTATAG
- the icd gene encoding NADP-dependent isocitrate dehydrogenase: MQGEKITVTNGVLNVPNNPIIPFIEGDGIGPDIWAASERVLNAAVEKAYKGERKLVWKEVLAGEKAFNQTGEWLPKETLDVINEYLIAIKGPLTTPVGGGIRSLNVALRQELDLFVCLRPVRWFEGVPSPVKRPQDTDMVIFRENTEDIYAGIEYEKGSEAVKKVIDFLQNEMGVNKIRFPETSGIGIKPVSEEGTTRLVRAAINYAIKEGRKSVTLVHKGNIMKYTEGAFKNWGYELAEKEFGDKVFTWAQYDRIKAEQGADAANKAQSDAEAAGKIIVKDAIADIFLQQILTRPREFDVVATMNLNGDFISDALAAQVGGIGIAPGANINYETGHAIFEATHGTAPKYAGLDKVNPSSVILSGVLLLEHLGWNEAADMVIKSVEKTIASKVVTYDFARLMEGATEVKTSEFGDELIKNME; the protein is encoded by the coding sequence ATGCAAGGCGAAAAAATTACGGTTACAAATGGAGTATTAAATGTACCAAACAACCCAATTATCCCATTTATTGAAGGGGACGGTATTGGACCAGATATTTGGGCTGCTTCAGAGCGAGTATTAAATGCAGCAGTTGAAAAGGCTTATAAGGGCGAGCGTAAATTAGTATGGAAGGAAGTTCTAGCTGGTGAAAAAGCTTTCAACCAAACAGGCGAATGGCTTCCAAAAGAAACACTTGATGTAATCAATGAATACTTGATTGCAATCAAAGGTCCACTAACCACTCCTGTTGGCGGAGGGATCCGTTCCTTGAACGTTGCTTTACGCCAAGAGTTAGACCTATTTGTTTGCTTACGTCCAGTAAGATGGTTTGAAGGTGTTCCTTCACCAGTCAAGCGTCCACAAGATACAGATATGGTAATCTTCCGTGAAAACACTGAAGATATTTATGCAGGAATTGAATATGAAAAAGGTTCTGAAGCGGTTAAAAAAGTAATCGACTTCCTTCAAAATGAAATGGGCGTAAATAAAATCAGATTCCCTGAAACTTCAGGAATTGGTATTAAACCTGTTTCTGAAGAAGGGACAACTCGTCTAGTGCGTGCAGCTATTAATTATGCAATTAAAGAGGGCCGCAAATCTGTTACACTCGTGCATAAAGGAAATATCATGAAATATACTGAAGGCGCGTTTAAAAACTGGGGTTATGAGCTTGCAGAAAAAGAATTTGGCGATAAAGTCTTTACTTGGGCTCAATATGACCGCATTAAGGCTGAGCAAGGTGCAGACGCTGCAAACAAAGCACAATCAGATGCAGAAGCTGCTGGAAAGATCATTGTAAAAGATGCTATTGCTGATATCTTCTTACAACAAATTCTTACTCGCCCACGTGAGTTTGATGTGGTTGCTACAATGAACTTAAACGGTGACTTCATTTCTGATGCACTTGCAGCACAAGTTGGTGGAATTGGAATTGCTCCAGGAGCAAACATCAACTATGAAACAGGACATGCTATCTTTGAAGCAACACATGGTACTGCTCCTAAATACGCTGGTCTTGATAAAGTAAATCCTTCATCTGTTATTTTATCAGGTGTGTTATTGCTTGAACACTTAGGCTGGAACGAAGCAGCTGATATGGTAATTAAATCTGTTGAAAAAACCATCGCATCTAAAGTTGTAACTTATGATTTCGCACGTTTGATGGAAGGTGCAACTGAAGTTAAAACATCTGAATTCGGTGATGAACTAATTAAAAATATGGAATAA
- the ytvI gene encoding sporulation integral membrane protein YtvI gives MNSKYINRTIRFILVIGAVVLALYSFFYLSKVTYPFLIALAIAFLINPLVNFFELKAKMPRALAVLIALIIIFAFFAGLITLLVAEIVSGAAYLAKVVPEHLDTLIEYIENYFTGQIIPLYNQLTSVFNKLDAGQQDTIIGNIQNVGQKIGTTVGSFIQGLFGNIPNILSWFPNAATVLIFSLLATFFISKDWYRLSLLGGRILPEKAKTSGQKVFIDLKKALFGFIKAQLTLISITTVIILIGLLILRVDYAITIALLTGIVDIIPYLGTGAVFVPWIIYSAISGNMGLAIGLGVLYIIVLVQRQIMEPKILSSSIGLDPLATLIALFVGFKTIGFLGLIVGPVTLVIISTLYRANVFHDVWTFIKGKEA, from the coding sequence TTGAATTCAAAGTACATAAATCGGACAATTAGATTTATTCTTGTCATTGGAGCCGTTGTTTTGGCCCTGTACTCTTTTTTTTATTTATCAAAAGTAACATATCCTTTTTTAATTGCTCTTGCGATCGCCTTTTTGATTAATCCGCTCGTCAATTTTTTTGAACTTAAAGCAAAAATGCCTCGAGCGCTTGCGGTTTTAATTGCACTCATTATTATCTTTGCTTTTTTTGCAGGTTTGATCACACTGTTAGTTGCAGAGATCGTCTCTGGAGCAGCTTATTTAGCTAAAGTCGTTCCTGAACACCTTGATACATTAATTGAATATATCGAGAATTATTTTACTGGCCAGATTATCCCTCTTTATAATCAGTTAACAAGTGTATTCAATAAGCTCGATGCTGGTCAACAGGATACAATCATAGGTAACATTCAAAATGTTGGTCAAAAAATTGGAACCACCGTTGGATCGTTTATCCAAGGTTTGTTCGGAAATATTCCAAATATTTTATCATGGTTTCCTAACGCAGCCACAGTCCTTATATTCTCATTATTAGCTACATTCTTTATCAGTAAGGATTGGTATCGACTATCCTTACTTGGTGGTAGGATTTTACCTGAGAAAGCAAAAACAAGCGGGCAAAAGGTCTTTATTGACTTAAAAAAGGCTTTATTTGGTTTTATTAAAGCTCAATTAACACTGATTTCTATTACTACCGTTATCATTCTAATTGGCCTACTTATCCTAAGGGTTGATTATGCCATTACCATAGCGCTGCTAACGGGGATTGTCGATATCATCCCATACCTTGGAACTGGCGCTGTTTTCGTACCTTGGATCATTTACTCGGCCATTTCAGGGAATATGGGCCTAGCTATTGGTTTAGGTGTACTTTATATCATTGTCCTTGTTCAAAGGCAGATTATGGAACCGAAAATCCTCTCTTCTAGTATCGGTCTAGATCCATTAGCTACACTAATCGCCTTATTTGTTGGATTTAAAACCATTGGCTTTTTAGGCTTAATTGTCGGTCCTGTTACTCTGGTTATTATCAGTACGCTTTACCGAGCAAATGTGTTTCATGATGTATGGACATTCATCAAAGGAAAAGAAGCGTAA
- the mdh gene encoding malate dehydrogenase, with product MSLKRKKVSVIGGGFTGATTAFLLAQKELGDVVLVDIPQMENPTKGKALDMLEASPVQGFDSNITGTSNYEDTRDSDIVVITAGIARKPGMSRDDLVQTNQKVMKSVTQEIVKYSPNCTILVLTNPVDAMTYTVFKESGFPKNRVIGQSGVLDTARFRTFVAQELNLSVKDVTGFVLGGHGDDMVPLVRYSYAGGIPLETLIPKDRLEAIVERTRKGGGEIVNLLGNGSAYYAPAASLVEMCEAILKDQRRVLPSIAYLEGEFGYEGIYLGVPTILGANGIEKVIELNLTAEEKAALDKSAESVRNVMNVLV from the coding sequence ATGTCATTAAAACGTAAAAAGGTTTCAGTAATCGGCGGCGGATTCACTGGCGCGACGACAGCATTTTTGCTTGCACAAAAAGAACTTGGTGATGTAGTTTTAGTTGATATTCCTCAAATGGAAAACCCAACTAAAGGGAAAGCATTAGATATGCTTGAAGCAAGTCCTGTTCAAGGGTTCGACTCAAACATTACTGGTACATCTAATTACGAAGACACACGCGATTCTGATATTGTAGTTATTACTGCGGGTATTGCACGTAAACCAGGCATGAGCCGTGACGATTTAGTGCAAACAAACCAAAAAGTAATGAAAAGTGTAACGCAGGAGATTGTGAAATATTCTCCAAACTGTACTATTCTTGTCTTAACCAACCCAGTGGATGCCATGACCTACACTGTATTTAAAGAATCTGGTTTCCCTAAAAACCGTGTAATCGGTCAATCAGGAGTCCTTGATACGGCTCGTTTCCGTACGTTTGTTGCTCAAGAATTAAATCTTTCTGTAAAAGATGTTACTGGATTTGTTTTAGGCGGCCACGGAGATGACATGGTTCCACTAGTTCGTTATTCTTATGCTGGTGGTATTCCATTAGAAACATTGATTCCTAAAGATCGTTTAGAAGCCATTGTTGAGCGCACTAGAAAAGGCGGCGGCGAAATTGTTAACCTTCTTGGTAACGGAAGTGCATACTATGCTCCGGCTGCATCACTAGTTGAAATGTGTGAAGCAATCCTTAAGGATCAACGTCGTGTATTACCTTCTATTGCTTACCTTGAAGGCGAGTTTGGCTACGAAGGCATTTACCTAGGCGTTCCAACTATCCTTGGGGCAAATGGTATTGAAAAGGTGATCGAGCTTAACCTTACTGCTGAAGAAAAAGCAGCATTAGATAAGTCCGCTGAATCAGTTCGTAATGTAATGAATGTTTTAGTATAA
- a CDS encoding response regulator transcription factor — MKNKVLVVDDEQSIVTLLQYNLEQAGFEVLTAMDGQKGKELAETESPDIIVLDLMLPKLDGMEVCKQLRQKNIMVPILMLTAKDDELDKIIGLELGADDYMVKPFSPREVIARVKAILRRTQIQNEVPEEAEKNNDELIEIGKLKIYPQKYEAYFQEELLELTLKEFELLLYLAQNKGRVLTRDQLLSAVWNYEFAGDTRIVDVHISHLREKIEEETKRPVYIKTLRGLGYKLEGPKEE; from the coding sequence ATGAAAAACAAAGTACTGGTTGTAGATGATGAACAATCGATTGTGACATTACTCCAATATAATTTAGAACAGGCGGGCTTTGAGGTTTTAACGGCTATGGATGGTCAAAAGGGGAAGGAACTAGCCGAAACCGAATCTCCTGATATTATCGTTTTAGATTTAATGCTGCCAAAATTAGATGGAATGGAAGTATGCAAACAGCTTCGTCAAAAGAATATCATGGTTCCTATTTTAATGTTAACAGCAAAAGATGATGAATTAGATAAAATAATTGGTTTGGAACTTGGTGCAGACGACTATATGGTCAAACCATTTAGCCCAAGAGAAGTGATTGCACGTGTGAAAGCTATATTAAGAAGAACACAGATTCAAAATGAGGTTCCAGAAGAAGCAGAAAAGAATAATGATGAACTAATTGAAATCGGTAAGTTAAAAATTTATCCACAAAAATATGAAGCTTATTTTCAGGAGGAACTCCTTGAATTAACATTAAAAGAGTTTGAATTACTTCTTTATTTGGCACAGAATAAAGGACGGGTATTAACAAGGGATCAGTTATTAAGTGCTGTTTGGAATTATGAGTTTGCTGGCGATACTAGAATAGTTGATGTACATATCTCTCACCTTAGGGAAAAAATTGAAGAAGAAACGAAGAGGCCTGTTTATATTAAGACACTTCGTGGTCTAGGTTATAAGCTGGAGGGACCAAAAGAAGAATGA
- a CDS encoding MaoC/PaaZ C-terminal domain-containing protein, with protein MLLGKKRKLGRKIEEITVGEKLSLTEKIEDKDILLYLGLTDDSNPLYIQHDYASQTPFEKPIVPSIMLTGIITSAISKYLPGPGSHILSQEIDFPKPVYHYGTVECLFEVIDVQRKEHTIIISVVGTNEKNETVIQGKVKVCPPHRLEDIHGKALENF; from the coding sequence ATGCTTTTAGGGAAGAAAAGAAAGTTAGGCCGAAAGATTGAAGAAATAACAGTTGGTGAAAAACTATCATTAACAGAAAAAATTGAAGACAAGGATATCCTTCTTTATTTAGGATTAACAGATGACTCAAACCCTTTATACATACAACATGATTATGCATCACAAACACCATTTGAAAAACCGATTGTACCTAGTATTATGTTAACAGGCATTATCACCTCGGCTATCTCAAAATATTTACCTGGACCAGGTAGTCATATTTTAAGTCAAGAAATTGACTTTCCGAAGCCTGTCTATCATTATGGAACAGTCGAGTGCCTATTTGAGGTGATTGATGTACAGAGGAAAGAACATACCATCATAATCAGTGTAGTGGGAACCAATGAAAAAAATGAGACGGTCATTCAGGGAAAAGTCAAAGTCTGCCCTCCACACCGGTTAGAAGATATACACGGAAAAGCATTAGAGAATTTTTAA
- the accA gene encoding acetyl-CoA carboxylase carboxyl transferase subunit alpha codes for MVGELEFERPIVELRRKITELKEFTKTADVDLSSEIIKLEARLEKLEQDIYENIKPWDRVQIARHPNRPTTLDYISYLFEDFFELHGDRTFADDEAIVGGVAKFKGLPVTVIGHQRGKDTKENIRRNFGMPHPEGYRKALRLMKQADKFKRPIICFIDTKGAYPGKAAEERGQSEAIARNLFEMAGLRVPVICIVIGEGGSGGALALGVGNRIHMLENSTYSVISPEGAAAILWKDASLAKNAAETMKITAPDLKELGVIDEIIPEIKGGAHKDVKQQSEEIEKCLMSSLKQLLKLSEDELIADRYNRFRTIGEYTIVNDYIGAK; via the coding sequence ATGGTAGGCGAATTAGAATTTGAACGCCCAATAGTGGAGTTAAGAAGAAAAATTACCGAACTAAAAGAGTTCACTAAAACAGCAGATGTCGATTTAAGTTCTGAAATTATTAAGTTAGAAGCTCGACTTGAAAAGCTTGAGCAGGATATATATGAGAATATTAAACCATGGGATCGTGTACAAATTGCCCGTCATCCAAATAGACCCACAACTCTTGATTATATTTCTTATCTATTTGAGGATTTCTTTGAGTTACATGGCGACCGGACCTTTGCGGATGACGAAGCCATCGTAGGAGGAGTTGCCAAGTTTAAGGGATTGCCTGTAACAGTTATTGGTCATCAGCGAGGAAAAGACACGAAAGAAAATATCCGCAGAAACTTTGGAATGCCGCATCCTGAAGGATATCGAAAAGCACTTCGTCTCATGAAACAGGCTGATAAATTTAAACGGCCAATTATCTGTTTTATTGATACGAAGGGAGCATATCCAGGTAAGGCTGCAGAAGAACGTGGCCAAAGTGAAGCCATTGCACGAAATTTATTTGAAATGGCGGGACTTAGAGTTCCTGTGATTTGTATTGTTATTGGAGAAGGCGGAAGTGGCGGTGCTCTTGCACTTGGAGTGGGTAACCGAATTCATATGCTGGAAAACTCTACCTACTCAGTTATCTCCCCAGAAGGAGCGGCAGCAATTCTATGGAAGGATGCATCCTTAGCTAAAAATGCTGCAGAAACAATGAAAATCACAGCTCCCGATTTGAAGGAACTGGGAGTAATCGATGAAATTATCCCTGAAATTAAAGGTGGCGCACATAAGGATGTTAAACAGCAATCAGAAGAAATTGAAAAATGTCTGATGTCTTCGCTTAAACAACTTCTTAAGCTATCAGAGGATGAATTAATTGCCGACCGATATAACCGTTTTAGGACAATTGGCGAATACACAATAGTTAATGATTACATTGGTGCTAAATAA
- a CDS encoding DUF441 domain-containing protein: MVSESLLFLFLLLIIGLIAKNSSLMVAVGILLILKAGGLDAKSFSFVQSKGINWGVTIITVAVLAPIASGDIGFKDLTGAFKSSYAWIALISGMAVALLAKGGVKLLADDPQITTALVLGTILSVSLFKGVAVGPLIGAGIAYAAMKVFSFFS; this comes from the coding sequence ATGGTTAGTGAGTCGTTGCTTTTTCTTTTCTTGCTTCTAATCATTGGATTGATTGCTAAGAATAGCTCGTTAATGGTGGCTGTTGGGATCTTACTTATATTAAAAGCCGGAGGGCTGGACGCGAAGTCCTTTTCCTTTGTACAGTCTAAAGGAATCAACTGGGGAGTGACGATTATTACGGTTGCTGTTCTAGCACCGATTGCGAGTGGGGACATAGGTTTTAAGGATTTAACAGGTGCATTTAAGTCCTCTTATGCCTGGATTGCACTCATTTCTGGAATGGCTGTGGCATTACTCGCAAAAGGTGGAGTAAAATTACTAGCGGATGACCCACAAATTACAACCGCACTAGTATTAGGAACCATTCTATCTGTATCTCTTTTCAAAGGGGTGGCGGTAGGTCCGTTAATTGGTGCAGGTATTGCCTATGCAGCGATGAAAGTTTTTAGTTTTTTTAGCTAG
- a CDS encoding FxsA family protein, with product MRYLFLLIIVIPAIDIGVLLLSGKTIGVWPTIAIIILTGVLGAYMAKREGLQTIRRAREQLQYGEIPSEAVLDGICIIIGGTLLITPGFVTDLTGFLLLFPLTRRPFKYLIKNLWRKRIDKGNIKIIK from the coding sequence ATGCGGTATTTATTTTTGTTGATTATTGTAATTCCTGCTATTGATATTGGAGTTCTACTCTTGTCTGGGAAAACAATAGGGGTTTGGCCCACTATTGCGATTATTATTTTAACGGGTGTCCTTGGTGCCTATATGGCAAAACGAGAGGGGCTTCAGACCATTCGCAGGGCTAGGGAGCAACTTCAGTATGGAGAGATTCCTAGTGAAGCGGTTTTGGATGGAATATGTATAATTATTGGTGGAACCCTACTGATTACACCAGGTTTTGTCACTGATTTAACAGGGTTTCTCTTGCTTTTTCCACTAACCAGAAGGCCATTTAAATATTTAATAAAAAATCTGTGGCGAAAAAGAATTGATAAAGGAAATATAAAAATCATAAAATAG
- the citZ gene encoding citrate synthase — protein sequence MTVTRGLEGVVATTSSISSIIDDTLTYVGYDIDDLAKNASFEEVIYLLWHRQLPNAEQLAELKQQLAENAALPQEVIEHFKMYPIDKVHPMAALRSAVSLLGLYDEEADLMDSEANYRKAVRLQAKMPAIVTTFARVRKGLDPIAPRQDLSFAANFLYMLSGNVPEPIAVEAIDKALVLHADHELNASTFTARVCVATLSDVYSGVTAAIGALKGPLHGGANEAVMKMLTEIGTIENVEPYVRGKLEKKEKIMGFGHRVYRQGDPRAKHLKEMSKKLTELTGEPHWYDMSVKIEGIVTGEKKLPPNVDFFSASVYHSLGIDHDLMTPIFAVSRVSGWLAHILEQYENNRLIRPRAEYTGPGMQKYVPIEQRV from the coding sequence ATGACAGTAACACGCGGTCTTGAAGGGGTAGTGGCAACAACTTCTTCCATCAGCTCTATTATTGATGACACGCTAACATATGTTGGCTATGACATTGATGATCTAGCAAAAAACGCAAGCTTTGAGGAAGTCATTTATTTATTATGGCACCGCCAACTACCAAATGCAGAACAACTAGCTGAACTAAAACAGCAGCTTGCAGAAAATGCTGCGCTTCCACAAGAAGTGATTGAGCATTTTAAAATGTACCCTATTGATAAAGTACATCCAATGGCAGCGCTTCGTTCCGCTGTTTCCTTGTTAGGTTTATATGATGAAGAAGCAGATTTAATGGATTCTGAAGCCAATTATCGTAAAGCAGTACGACTGCAGGCAAAAATGCCAGCAATTGTTACTACATTTGCCCGAGTAAGAAAAGGTCTTGATCCAATTGCTCCAAGACAGGATCTAAGCTTTGCAGCAAACTTCCTTTACATGTTATCTGGGAATGTGCCTGAGCCAATTGCTGTTGAAGCAATTGATAAAGCGCTTGTCTTACATGCGGATCATGAGTTAAATGCGTCTACATTTACAGCACGTGTTTGTGTAGCTACACTTTCAGATGTTTACTCTGGAGTAACGGCTGCAATCGGTGCACTTAAAGGTCCTCTACACGGTGGTGCCAATGAAGCGGTGATGAAGATGCTTACGGAAATTGGTACAATCGAAAATGTTGAGCCATATGTTCGAGGTAAGCTTGAAAAGAAAGAAAAAATTATGGGCTTCGGTCACAGGGTATATCGTCAAGGGGACCCACGTGCAAAGCACTTAAAAGAAATGTCTAAGAAATTAACTGAACTTACTGGTGAGCCGCACTGGTATGATATGTCTGTTAAAATTGAAGGAATCGTAACTGGTGAGAAGAAACTTCCACCAAACGTTGATTTCTTTTCTGCTTCTGTTTATCACAGCTTAGGAATTGATCACGACTTAATGACGCCAATCTTCGCTGTAAGCCGTGTTTCTGGCTGGTTAGCTCATATTTTAGAACAATATGAAAACAATCGGTTAATCCGTCCAAGAGCAGAATATACTGGTCCTGGAATGCAAAAATATGTACCAATCGAACAAAGAGTTTAA
- the pfkA gene encoding 6-phosphofructokinase: MKRIGVLTSGGDSPGMNPAIRAVVRKAIYHNVEVYGIYGGYAGLISGNIKKLELGSVGDIIHRGGTMLHSARCLEFKTKEGQQQGIEQMKALGIEGLVVIGGDGSYRGAKALTEQGFPCVGVPGTIDNDIPGTELTIGFDTALNTVIDAVDKIRDTATSHERTFVIEVMGRDAGDIALWAGLAGGAETILIPEENYDMNEIAERLRKGQERGKKHSIIIVAEGVCSGVEFAKQLSEATNFDTRVSVLGHIQRGGSPTAADRVLASRLGARAVELLIEGKGGRAVGIEKNQLVDYDIIEALGRKHTLDLELFKLSKELSI, translated from the coding sequence GTGAAAAGAATTGGGGTACTAACGAGCGGTGGAGATTCACCAGGAATGAATCCGGCCATTCGTGCTGTTGTGCGGAAAGCAATTTATCATAATGTAGAGGTTTACGGTATTTATGGCGGTTATGCAGGATTAATTTCTGGTAATATAAAGAAGCTTGAGCTAGGTTCTGTTGGTGACATCATTCACCGTGGCGGTACCATGTTACATTCAGCGCGCTGTTTAGAATTTAAAACAAAAGAAGGACAGCAACAAGGAATTGAACAAATGAAAGCTCTTGGAATTGAAGGGCTTGTAGTTATCGGTGGGGATGGTTCCTATCGTGGAGCAAAGGCATTAACAGAACAAGGTTTTCCTTGTGTTGGTGTACCTGGCACGATTGATAACGATATTCCAGGTACAGAGCTTACGATAGGCTTTGATACCGCGTTAAATACAGTAATCGACGCAGTAGACAAAATTCGTGATACCGCTACCTCACATGAAAGAACGTTTGTAATCGAAGTAATGGGACGCGATGCGGGTGATATTGCTTTATGGGCGGGTCTGGCTGGTGGAGCAGAAACCATCTTAATTCCTGAAGAAAACTATGATATGAATGAAATTGCCGAAAGACTTCGCAAAGGGCAAGAGCGTGGTAAAAAGCATAGTATCATCATTGTGGCTGAAGGAGTATGCAGTGGAGTTGAATTTGCTAAGCAGCTGTCAGAAGCAACTAACTTTGATACAAGAGTTTCTGTGTTAGGTCATATCCAACGTGGGGGTTCTCCAACTGCAGCTGACCGAGTACTTGCTAGTCGCTTAGGTGCAAGGGCAGTAGAACTATTAATCGAAGGAAAAGGCGGCCGTGCAGTAGGTATAGAAAAGAATCAACTTGTTGATTATGACATCATTGAAGCTTTAGGAAGAAAACATACATTAGATCTTGAACTCTTCAAGTTGTCCAAAGAATTATCAATTTAA